The following coding sequences lie in one Pectobacterium sp. A5351 genomic window:
- the osmB gene encoding osmotically-inducible lipoprotein OsmB: MKLNKRFATAALAITLAVTLAGCSNMSKRDRNTAIGAGAGAVGGAILTDGGTLGTLGGAAIGGLIGRQVD, from the coding sequence ATGAAATTAAACAAACGTTTTGCGACAGCCGCTCTGGCGATTACGCTTGCCGTTACGCTAGCAGGCTGCTCAAATATGTCTAAACGTGACCGTAACACCGCGATTGGTGCCGGTGCTGGTGCGGTAGGCGGCGCTATCTTAACAGATGGCGGTACATTAGGAACGCTGGGCGGTGCAGCCATCGGCGGGCTGATTGGCCGTCAGGTCGACTAA